A stretch of Aureispira sp. CCB-E DNA encodes these proteins:
- a CDS encoding DUF5694 domain-containing protein has translation MKLSKLIVLIFLIGCSHPIDKQPKVNLDYQDQSNLPQISILGTFHFSNTTDYSAIIIDSLDSRKRQQEIEDIVSRLIKFKPTKVLVEREPTYADTLNQRLAAFKAEKYTLPSNELYQIGFRIARQLDHSHIYGIDYKLDLGDEELVDYLSREQLIDQFQSIINSAQSWANTHSEYLKKHTIGETLILLNNKDSEIFNKALYLDNILNITELGNSPASDYVANWWKRNIYIKKNIDDLISETDRVLVIIGAGHSSLLKEFYKNSLKVQYIDINKYLDTPSD, from the coding sequence ATGAAATTATCAAAATTAATTGTACTCATCTTCTTAATCGGTTGTTCGCACCCTATCGATAAGCAACCAAAAGTCAATTTGGATTATCAGGATCAATCAAATTTACCTCAAATCAGTATTTTGGGAACCTTTCATTTTTCGAATACAACGGATTATTCTGCAATTATAATTGATAGCCTTGATTCTAGAAAAAGGCAACAAGAAATAGAAGATATCGTGTCGCGTTTGATTAAATTTAAACCTACAAAAGTTTTGGTAGAAAGAGAGCCTACTTATGCGGATACGCTTAATCAAAGATTGGCAGCCTTTAAGGCTGAAAAATATACCTTACCCAGCAATGAATTGTATCAAATAGGTTTTAGAATTGCTCGACAACTTGATCACTCTCATATTTATGGAATCGATTACAAATTAGATCTAGGAGACGAAGAACTTGTTGACTATTTGTCAAGAGAACAGCTTATCGATCAATTTCAGTCTATAATAAACAGTGCTCAAAGTTGGGCAAATACTCATTCAGAATATCTAAAAAAACATACAATTGGTGAAACTCTTATACTCTTAAACAACAAAGATTCAGAGATATTCAATAAAGCTCTTTATTTAGACAACATCCTTAATATAACAGAATTAGGGAATTCTCCAGCTTCTGATTATGTAGCGAATTGGTGGAAACGAAATATTTATATTAAGAAGAATATTGATGATTTAATCTCTGAGACAGATAGAGTTTTAGTTATAATTGGAGCAGGACATAGTTCTTTACTAAAAGAGTTTTATAAAAATAGTCTCAAAGTACAATACATTGACATCAATAAATATTTAGATACTCCTAGCGATTAA